From Saprospiraceae bacterium, one genomic window encodes:
- the rfbC gene encoding dTDP-4-dehydrorhamnose 3,5-epimerase, giving the protein MQFENTFIDGLVVLTPKVFHDDRGSFFESYHYNFLNKHFKDLNFVQDNEASSKYGVVRGLHFQLNPYAQTKLVRVPYGKILDVAVDLRKDSQTYGKYFSLELSDDNKKQLLIPKGFAHGYSVLSEKAIVHYKCDEFYHPECEGGIHPLDVSLNIDWKIKKNEMIISQKDLNLSSFKTFLSNA; this is encoded by the coding sequence ATGCAATTTGAAAATACTTTTATTGATGGATTAGTGGTCCTAACGCCAAAAGTTTTTCATGATGATCGAGGTAGTTTTTTTGAAAGTTATCATTACAATTTTTTAAATAAACATTTCAAAGATTTGAATTTCGTGCAAGACAATGAGGCTTCATCCAAATATGGAGTTGTAAGAGGTCTTCATTTCCAGCTTAATCCATATGCCCAAACGAAATTGGTAAGGGTTCCATATGGAAAGATTCTGGATGTTGCTGTTGATCTCAGAAAAGACAGTCAAACCTATGGAAAGTATTTCAGTCTAGAACTTAGTGATGACAATAAGAAACAATTATTAATACCGAAGGGATTTGCCCATGGCTATTCTGTATTATCTGAAAAAGCCATCGTTCATTACAAATGCGATGAGTTCTATCATCCAGAATGCGAAGGAGGTATTCATCCTTTAGATGTATCTTTAAATATTGATTGGAAAATCAAGAAAAACGAGATGATCATTTCGCAAAAGGATTTGAATCTTTCCAGCTTTAAAACCTTTTTATCAAATGCGTAA
- the rfbD gene encoding dTDP-4-dehydrorhamnose reductase: MRKILVTGASGQLGQELNVLQSPLNYTFYKRQDWPIEDYAKTDRILSKEQPALLINLAAYTKVDLAEEDQKNCFNINRDAAANLALKCLEYGTQFIHLSSDYVFHKSSGPPSKPDSPKNPEGVYAKSKSEAEDLILQYNPDSIIIRSSWIYSTFGHNFVKTMLRVSQTKNTIRVVNDQVGSPTYGSDLAHFLDHISQLFLQHQIWHQGIHHYSNHGQISWYDFALKIFELANIEIEVVPISSESLGAKAPRPNYSVLDCSQTETIFKIKIPYWQESLKICLKKLLENSAV; the protein is encoded by the coding sequence ATGCGTAAAATTCTGGTAACAGGTGCCAGCGGACAATTAGGACAAGAATTAAATGTCCTACAATCTCCCTTAAACTATACTTTTTATAAAAGACAAGATTGGCCCATTGAAGATTACGCAAAAACAGACCGGATTCTTTCAAAAGAACAACCTGCACTTTTGATCAATCTTGCAGCTTATACAAAAGTGGATCTGGCTGAAGAAGACCAAAAAAATTGTTTTAATATCAATAGGGATGCTGCCGCAAATTTGGCACTCAAATGTCTAGAGTATGGTACTCAATTCATCCATTTGTCAAGTGACTATGTTTTTCATAAATCGTCAGGTCCACCTTCAAAACCAGATTCCCCAAAAAATCCGGAAGGGGTTTATGCTAAATCCAAGTCAGAAGCAGAAGATCTCATCCTACAATACAATCCAGATTCTATTATCATCAGAAGTAGCTGGATCTACTCCACATTTGGCCACAACTTTGTGAAGACCATGTTAAGAGTGTCCCAAACAAAAAATACAATCAGAGTTGTCAACGATCAAGTTGGTTCTCCTACCTATGGTTCTGATTTGGCTCATTTTTTGGATCATATTTCTCAACTTTTCCTTCAACATCAAATCTGGCACCAAGGGATTCACCATTATTCGAATCATGGTCAGATAAGTTGGTATGACTTTGCTTTAAAAATATTTGAGTTGGCCAACATAGAAATCGAAGTAGTACCGATTTCTTCAGAATCTTTAGGTGCAAAAGCTCCCAGACCAAATTACAGTGTTTTAGATTGTTCTCAAACAGAAACTATTTTTAAAATAAAAATACCATACTGGCAAGAAAGCTTAAAAATATGTTTAAAAAAACTTTTGGAAAATAGTGCTGTATGA
- a CDS encoding gliding motility-associated C-terminal domain-containing protein, with the protein MKLNFLLLFFILIFIPFSTFATHNRAGEITYRQTGDLSVIATLITYTKTESASADRDTITIFWGDGTSTNVKRSNGNGTELANSVKKNIYIAAHTYPGRGTYNISMIDPNRIADILNVDPPNSINIPFFIQSTVTLFNTTFQGINNSPILLNDPIGIACLGQVFIHNPSAYDIDGDSLGFSITTPFMDFNTPVPNYLLPNLINPGPNNLLNLDSRTGTLIWQSPQRAGEYNIAIEISEYRRGIKIGSVIRDMQILVLENCKNNSPPTIAGIKDTCVIAGALLDLNYIIDDINKGSRGGRVKIETGGGAMQVKNPAIATFEKNYQNPIQVLNIKWQTACEHVQNEYYSIFIQVTDDYYDTTGLSTILTLRIKVTAPPPTNLIGLAGNNEIELFWDEPYDCDSISSELRGFSVWRSEKSQIITQDICEPGLEKSAYERIAYLTYQSKDNRLYFKDSSVQKGVSYCYRVQAEFSKLSPSGFPFNFSPSLASNETCTYLSDDKPVLLNVDVIKTDTGNGQIMIKWAKPDFEKFDTAQHNPPYQINIRRSSDKTNWSDIQNVQINSLLEFIDTVKVDSHLNTLNISYYYQVEIMSIDGYKAASSIAQSVFILPSIQNISIQLTWNEITPWNNYLYRIFRKSILSPNYEEIGTMAQKLFIDFNVLFGETYCYYVLSEGEYANLAFTKPLLNHSQEICILMQDTSAPCCPKLLVEGPCGSDQSSQRNYNILRWNNPNISCESQDVSGYRIYVERADGNTELLIEINDPSTIVYQHDFTLNEPICYIIKSIDTTGLECLLSEKMCVEYCPEYILPNTFTPDNDGANDLFKPIKNQFIQKVEFSVINRWGQSVFSTNHPSILWDGTDHDGKKLSDGVYYYQCKIVPYPNQLGIGEQVLTGFIELITRK; encoded by the coding sequence ATGAAATTGAATTTCCTTTTACTGTTTTTCATACTAATATTTATCCCTTTCTCTACTTTCGCCACGCACAATCGGGCCGGAGAAATAACTTATCGTCAAACAGGTGATTTAAGTGTGATTGCTACACTCATCACCTACACTAAAACGGAAAGCGCCTCAGCTGACAGAGACACTATTACCATATTCTGGGGAGATGGAACGAGTACTAATGTTAAAAGATCAAATGGAAACGGAACAGAACTCGCAAATAGTGTTAAAAAAAACATTTACATTGCAGCACACACCTACCCAGGAAGAGGAACATACAATATTAGTATGATTGATCCTAACAGAATTGCAGATATTCTTAATGTAGATCCACCCAATAGTATAAATATTCCATTTTTTATACAAAGCACGGTTACATTATTTAATACAACGTTCCAAGGAATAAATAACTCACCGATTTTGCTAAATGATCCGATAGGTATAGCCTGTCTTGGCCAAGTCTTCATTCATAATCCCTCTGCTTATGACATTGATGGTGATAGTCTTGGCTTCTCAATAACTACTCCTTTTATGGATTTCAACACTCCTGTTCCCAATTATTTACTTCCAAATTTAATCAATCCAGGACCCAACAATTTACTTAATTTGGACAGCAGGACTGGTACATTAATCTGGCAATCACCCCAAAGAGCCGGAGAATACAATATAGCAATAGAGATTTCAGAATACAGACGTGGCATAAAAATTGGTTCTGTAATAAGGGATATGCAAATTCTGGTTCTTGAAAATTGCAAAAACAATTCACCACCAACCATTGCTGGAATAAAAGATACCTGTGTCATTGCAGGCGCATTGCTTGATTTAAATTACATTATAGATGATATAAATAAGGGATCTAGGGGAGGAAGAGTAAAAATAGAAACTGGAGGGGGAGCCATGCAGGTTAAAAATCCAGCCATAGCCACATTTGAAAAAAATTATCAAAACCCGATTCAAGTATTAAATATTAAATGGCAGACAGCTTGTGAACATGTTCAGAATGAATATTATTCCATTTTTATTCAAGTCACGGATGATTATTATGATACAACAGGCCTTAGCACTATTTTAACTCTGCGTATAAAAGTCACTGCACCACCACCTACTAACCTGATTGGTTTGGCAGGAAATAATGAAATCGAACTATTTTGGGATGAACCCTATGACTGCGATAGCATAAGTAGTGAATTGCGAGGATTCTCGGTTTGGAGGTCAGAAAAAAGTCAAATAATTACTCAAGATATTTGCGAACCTGGGCTTGAAAAAAGTGCTTATGAAAGAATTGCATACCTTACCTATCAAAGTAAGGATAATCGATTGTACTTCAAAGACAGCTCGGTCCAAAAAGGTGTATCATATTGTTATCGAGTGCAAGCGGAATTCAGCAAATTAAGCCCTTCAGGTTTTCCATTTAATTTTTCGCCGTCATTGGCTTCAAATGAAACTTGCACCTATCTTTCTGATGACAAACCCGTCCTTTTAAATGTAGACGTGATTAAGACTGACACCGGAAATGGGCAAATCATGATTAAATGGGCAAAACCAGATTTTGAAAAGTTTGATACCGCTCAACATAATCCACCTTATCAAATCAACATAAGAAGAAGTTCAGACAAGACAAATTGGTCTGACATTCAAAATGTACAGATAAATTCATTGCTTGAGTTTATCGATACAGTGAAAGTTGACAGCCATTTAAATACACTAAATATTTCATACTATTATCAGGTTGAAATTATGTCAATTGACGGATACAAAGCAGCATCCAGCATAGCGCAATCCGTTTTTATTCTACCCTCCATTCAAAACATTAGCATTCAATTGACATGGAATGAGATCACTCCATGGAATAATTATTTATACCGTATTTTTAGAAAGTCAATTCTTTCTCCAAATTACGAGGAAATCGGAACCATGGCTCAAAAATTATTTATAGACTTCAATGTACTATTTGGAGAAACATATTGTTATTACGTCCTATCTGAGGGCGAGTATGCAAATTTGGCTTTTACAAAGCCCTTACTGAATCATTCTCAGGAAATTTGCATTCTTATGCAAGACACTTCTGCACCTTGTTGTCCAAAACTTTTAGTCGAAGGCCCATGTGGGTCCGACCAATCTTCCCAGCGAAATTATAACATTCTCAGGTGGAATAATCCAAATATATCCTGCGAATCGCAAGATGTGTCCGGGTACCGAATCTATGTGGAAAGAGCCGATGGAAATACTGAACTCCTCATTGAAATCAATGACCCAAGTACCATTGTCTATCAGCATGATTTTACTTTAAATGAACCAATCTGTTATATCATAAAATCTATTGACACCACTGGATTAGAATGTTTACTTTCTGAGAAAATGTGTGTTGAATATTGCCCGGAATACATATTGCCAAATACTTTTACACCTGACAATGATGGCGCAAATGACCTCTTTAAACCCATTAAAAACCAATTTATTCAAAAAGTAGAGTTTTCAGTAATTAACCGTTGGGGGCAAAGTGTTTTTAGTACGAACCATCCCTCCATTTTATGGGACGGAACAGACCATGATGGTAAAAAATTGAGTGATGGTGTATATTACTACCAATGTAAAATAGTTCCTTATCCAAATCAATTGGGAATCGGGGAACAAGTGTTGACAGGTTTTATTGAATTAATTACCAGAAAATAA
- a CDS encoding riboflavin synthase has product MFTGIIKEMGRIVDLISFGTNLEITIQSQTSKDLKVDESISHEGICLTVVFQEKEFHKITAVNETILKTNISNWRKGQMINLERALSLNDLLGGHLVQGHVDEVLTCIDVKDLNGSWLYKFQYPVESSKLIIPKGSICINGVSLTISKLTDQYFEVSVIPYTHQHTSFQFIQPGDLVNIEYDIIGKYIQKNTEILKN; this is encoded by the coding sequence ATGTTTACAGGTATTATAAAGGAAATGGGCAGAATCGTTGACTTGATTTCATTCGGCACAAATCTTGAAATTACCATCCAATCCCAAACCAGCAAGGATTTAAAAGTTGATGAGAGCATAAGTCATGAAGGAATATGTTTAACTGTTGTATTTCAAGAAAAAGAATTTCATAAAATCACTGCGGTCAATGAGACTATCCTCAAGACAAATATTTCAAATTGGAGAAAAGGACAAATGATAAATCTCGAAAGAGCCTTAAGTCTAAATGATTTGCTAGGTGGCCATTTGGTCCAGGGACATGTTGATGAAGTTTTGACTTGCATTGATGTCAAAGATCTAAATGGCAGTTGGCTTTATAAATTTCAATATCCAGTCGAGAGTTCGAAACTGATTATTCCAAAAGGTTCTATTTGTATAAATGGTGTAAGTCTTACCATTTCAAAATTAACTGATCAATATTTTGAAGTATCAGTCATACCATATACTCATCAACACACCAGCTTCCAATTCATCCAACCAGGAGATCTTGTAAACATTGAGTATGATATCATCGGTAAATACATTCAGAAAAATACTGAAATTTTAAAAAATTAA
- a CDS encoding choice-of-anchor B family protein yields MKLFTFFIVIFFSSPILFAQDGDFNMEILSNVPVPEGGSGIWHYVDKAGIEYAVFGSQTAVIIFSLEDPKNPIERFRISGVQTIWREVFFYGDYIYAVTDSRSDGLIIINMKAAPLNITGKFWRSTITANGITEELDKCHTVFVDDKGRLYLNGCGGWRGTLIFDITKTPENPQFIGAQTKRYCHDNFGRNDTIWSSDILDGVLSFWDIKNPANPIEIGVVRTPFSFTHNAWPSDDGRYVFATDERADAYVASYDISDLSDIKLLDRWRPKDTEGKGVIPHNTRYLNGYLITAYYTDGIKITDVHRPENIVEVGSLDTWFGAHGGFNGCWGVSPFLPSGTIIASDIQRGLFVIKPNYVRACYLEGRVTDSITGLAIRDVSVIINAARKNEKSTDQRGDYKTGYASAGTYLVTYSHPDYFPKTISVELTSGEVNLKNVILRPKNLLINQKIIVKDLFTDQLIEDAQVLLINSNREAKGVTDSSGEVTLNVFQDNVLFDLFVGKWGYLHQYVQYDSENASGPITVYLNRGYQDDFIFDQNWTTKGTATSGFWVRGIPVETLLRTLVVNPGSDITDDFGKECYITGNNGGAAGDDDVDNGNVVLSSPVIDLSKYKKPFLKYSTWFVNDGGSGNPNDKMTVRITNGRETVVITEILSSQNGWKRTENIDLASLLALTDSMYLIVETSDDNPGHLVEAGFDGFLIVETQPNSVVDNSSNILIKANPSLFSNTTHLSYEIKGDFNQSRLIVSSVDGVFMSQQRLTSAEGLIEVGKDLLPGVYQINIQTSSAISKPIRIVKQ; encoded by the coding sequence ATGAAACTTTTTACATTTTTTATTGTCATTTTCTTTTCATCACCAATTTTGTTTGCCCAGGATGGTGATTTCAATATGGAGATATTGTCCAATGTACCTGTACCTGAAGGTGGATCTGGGATATGGCACTATGTTGATAAAGCAGGTATTGAATATGCGGTGTTTGGAAGTCAAACTGCTGTCATAATTTTTAGTTTGGAGGACCCCAAAAATCCCATTGAAAGGTTTCGAATCTCAGGGGTTCAAACCATCTGGAGAGAAGTATTTTTCTACGGAGACTATATCTACGCAGTTACGGATAGCAGATCAGACGGCTTAATTATTATAAATATGAAAGCAGCGCCTTTAAATATTACAGGCAAATTTTGGCGCTCAACAATTACTGCGAATGGCATTACAGAAGAGTTGGATAAGTGTCACACAGTATTTGTAGATGACAAAGGCAGATTGTATCTCAACGGTTGCGGAGGTTGGAGAGGAACATTGATATTTGATATAACAAAGACACCAGAAAATCCACAATTTATTGGTGCACAAACCAAGCGCTATTGTCATGATAATTTTGGGCGAAATGATACCATCTGGTCTTCTGACATTTTGGATGGTGTTTTGAGTTTTTGGGATATCAAGAATCCGGCTAACCCAATTGAAATTGGTGTGGTCAGAACTCCATTTAGCTTTACCCACAATGCCTGGCCTTCAGATGACGGGCGATATGTTTTTGCAACAGACGAAAGAGCAGATGCCTATGTTGCATCCTATGACATCAGTGACCTTAGCGATATCAAACTATTGGACCGTTGGAGACCAAAAGATACGGAAGGAAAAGGAGTAATTCCACACAATACAAGATATTTGAATGGATATTTAATTACAGCTTATTACACCGATGGAATAAAAATCACAGATGTACACAGACCAGAAAATATTGTAGAGGTTGGAAGTTTGGACACCTGGTTTGGCGCTCATGGTGGCTTCAATGGATGTTGGGGCGTAAGCCCATTTTTACCAAGTGGCACAATTATAGCATCTGATATTCAAAGAGGATTATTTGTAATAAAACCCAACTATGTGCGCGCATGCTATCTGGAAGGAAGAGTGACAGATAGCATTACTGGCTTGGCTATCAGAGATGTTTCAGTAATTATTAACGCAGCGCGGAAGAATGAAAAGTCCACCGATCAAAGAGGAGATTATAAAACGGGTTATGCCAGTGCTGGAACCTATTTGGTTACCTATTCACACCCAGACTATTTCCCAAAAACCATTTCGGTTGAATTAACCAGCGGTGAGGTAAACCTGAAAAATGTGATTTTGCGACCTAAGAATCTTTTGATCAACCAGAAGATAATCGTGAAAGATCTATTTACTGATCAACTCATTGAAGATGCCCAAGTATTGTTAATCAATAGCAACAGAGAAGCAAAGGGTGTTACTGATTCATCCGGAGAAGTGACGCTCAATGTTTTTCAAGATAATGTTTTATTTGATTTATTTGTTGGAAAGTGGGGCTATTTGCATCAATATGTTCAATATGATTCAGAAAATGCATCAGGACCCATCACTGTATATTTAAATAGAGGATATCAGGACGATTTTATTTTTGATCAAAATTGGACGACCAAGGGAACAGCTACATCAGGATTTTGGGTTAGGGGAATTCCGGTTGAAACCTTGCTCAGGACATTGGTAGTTAATCCTGGAAGCGACATTACGGATGATTTTGGAAAGGAATGTTATATCACAGGCAACAATGGCGGTGCAGCAGGAGATGATGATGTGGACAATGGGAATGTAGTGCTATCCAGCCCCGTGATAGATTTGTCAAAATATAAAAAACCATTCTTAAAATACTCTACATGGTTTGTAAATGACGGAGGTTCAGGTAATCCGAATGACAAAATGACTGTTCGTATTACAAATGGAAGAGAAACGGTGGTGATTACTGAAATTTTAAGCTCCCAAAATGGATGGAAAAGAACAGAAAATATAGATTTAGCGTCTTTATTGGCACTAACGGATAGCATGTATTTAATCGTCGAAACATCAGATGATAATCCCGGACATCTTGTTGAAGCAGGATTTGACGGTTTCTTAATCGTGGAGACTCAACCAAATTCTGTGGTGGATAATTCATCCAATATTTTGATCAAGGCAAATCCTTCGTTATTTTCCAATACCACCCATCTGTCTTATGAAATAAAAGGGGATTTTAATCAATCTAGATTGATTGTTAGCTCTGTGGACGGTGTTTTTATGTCCCAGCAGAGATTGACTTCAGCTGAAGGATTGATTGAAGTTGGTAAAGACTTGTTGCCCGGGGTGTATCAAATAAACATACAGACTTCATCTGCTATATCCAAGCCAATTAGGATTGTAAAGCAATAG
- a CDS encoding enoyl-CoA hydratase/isomerase family protein has protein sequence MEVLKNLENGIVILTVNRESALNALNKNVMAMLDEYLSEIEADQNKYKGVIITGSGQKAFVAGADITEFVGLNSNEGKMLSILGQNLFSRIEKLSIPVIAVVNGFALGGGCELAMACHMRIASNTAKFGQPEVNLGLIPGYAGTQRLVRYVGKAKAIELILTGEMVNAQEAYQLGLVNHLVEPGQEMLKAIEIIEKISKKGPKAISAALQSILAYYEFEGKGAGIESELFGELIAGSEAKEGIAAFLEKRKPEFSRQNKPD, from the coding sequence ATGGAAGTTTTAAAAAATCTTGAAAATGGGATCGTCATTTTAACTGTGAATCGTGAGTCTGCTCTTAATGCACTGAATAAGAACGTCATGGCTATGTTGGACGAATATTTGTCAGAGATTGAAGCAGATCAAAATAAATATAAGGGAGTCATCATTACTGGCTCTGGTCAAAAGGCCTTTGTTGCTGGTGCAGACATCACTGAATTTGTTGGACTCAATTCCAATGAAGGCAAGATGTTATCGATTTTAGGGCAAAATTTATTCAGTAGGATTGAAAAATTATCCATTCCAGTTATTGCTGTTGTGAATGGATTCGCGCTTGGAGGAGGTTGCGAACTGGCAATGGCCTGTCATATGAGAATTGCGTCCAATACTGCAAAATTTGGTCAACCGGAAGTTAATCTTGGTTTGATACCAGGTTATGCTGGTACACAAAGACTTGTGCGCTATGTTGGAAAAGCAAAGGCAATCGAACTAATTCTAACCGGAGAAATGGTCAACGCTCAAGAGGCTTACCAATTAGGCTTAGTCAATCACTTGGTTGAACCTGGCCAGGAAATGCTAAAAGCCATTGAGATCATTGAAAAAATTTCAAAGAAGGGTCCAAAAGCCATATCTGCTGCGCTTCAAAGTATTTTAGCGTATTATGAATTTGAAGGTAAGGGAGCAGGTATAGAGTCTGAATTATTCGGTGAATTAATTGCAGGCAGCGAGGCGAAAGAAGGTATTGCAGCTTTTTTGGAAAAAAGAAAACCGGAATTTAGCAGGCAAAACAAACCCGATTAA
- a CDS encoding AtpZ/AtpI family protein, with protein sequence MVKKSSSAHAYMRYSGMAIQIFVFLAIAAYAGQFMDKKYACIKPYWTISFVTLSFLMIMVWLYYNLRKGEE encoded by the coding sequence ATGGTAAAAAAGAGCTCTTCAGCGCATGCTTACATGAGGTATAGTGGCATGGCCATTCAGATATTTGTTTTTTTGGCCATTGCAGCTTATGCAGGACAATTCATGGATAAAAAATATGCTTGTATTAAACCATATTGGACAATTTCTTTTGTAACCCTTTCTTTTTTGATGATTATGGTATGGCTTTATTATAATCTAAGGAAAGGAGAAGAATGA
- a CDS encoding polymer-forming cytoskeletal protein translates to MFGSNKPSDKDSSKLSASAPSQGALNSLVIGTLVEGTIQAESDIRVDGTLRGTLVCKGKVIIGPKGQIEGEIKAQNAVIEGTFKGTIQIEDLLHVKETAMVEGEINTDKLSVNPGAKFNVVSKMSSQMATRQVPLHPRAEENLR, encoded by the coding sequence ATGTTTGGATCGAACAAACCATCCGATAAGGATTCTTCAAAATTATCTGCCAGCGCACCATCCCAGGGGGCTTTAAACAGCCTTGTTATTGGCACATTGGTAGAAGGAACCATACAAGCAGAATCAGATATCAGAGTGGATGGAACACTTAGAGGCACTTTGGTTTGTAAAGGTAAAGTGATTATTGGCCCCAAAGGCCAGATTGAAGGAGAAATAAAAGCCCAAAACGCTGTCATTGAAGGCACATTTAAAGGGACTATCCAAATTGAAGACTTACTGCATGTTAAAGAGACTGCAATGGTAGAGGGAGAGATCAATACCGATAAGTTATCCGTTAATCCTGGAGCAAAATTTAATGTTGTGAGTAAAATGTCTTCTCAAATGGCTACCAGACAAGTACCATTGCATCCCAGGGCAGAAGAAAATCTCAGGTAA
- a CDS encoding PorP/SprF family type IX secretion system membrane protein, with protein MRNFLRLLLVLLPIGAFSQDIHFSQFYMSPLNLNPAMTGVMNCKMRFVANYRNQWAPVLKANAFNTFNMSFDQKIPVGRYDYFGFGGTFWGDKAGALDFSTIQFKMSGSYSKRMAGSRTSAHYLVFGADASLNSRSVKFHNAIWGSQITTNGPDPGLPGDPSVLDPGFLFADLSVGLLWFSVLDKRNNYYFGLAYSHLNEPLQNNILDLPVNNYTPAPLYPKLTVHGGGVFAMNRQTSLVPGIVSFFQGPHWQLNGGTSFRFNMSKSKYDEQSFQLGLWARLANSERTETPPAGQNPGTYKNGLLMDALILSTRFDYNKFGIGISYDINTSGLRQASAANNSFELSFIYNICGPERRGIYCPNF; from the coding sequence ATGCGTAATTTTTTGAGATTGTTATTGGTATTATTGCCTATTGGTGCATTCTCCCAAGACATTCATTTCTCTCAGTTTTATATGTCTCCGCTCAATTTAAATCCTGCGATGACTGGAGTAATGAATTGTAAAATGAGGTTTGTGGCAAATTACCGGAATCAGTGGGCTCCAGTATTGAAAGCCAATGCATTCAATACGTTTAATATGTCATTCGATCAAAAAATTCCTGTTGGAAGATATGATTATTTTGGATTTGGGGGAACCTTTTGGGGAGATAAAGCAGGTGCTTTGGATTTTTCCACCATTCAGTTTAAAATGTCGGGTTCTTACAGTAAAAGAATGGCAGGATCAAGAACTTCCGCTCACTATTTAGTATTTGGTGCCGATGCAAGCTTGAATTCCCGGTCGGTCAAATTTCACAACGCAATATGGGGCAGTCAGATCACTACAAATGGACCCGATCCCGGCTTACCAGGAGATCCATCCGTTTTAGACCCCGGATTTCTATTTGCTGATTTATCAGTTGGCTTGCTGTGGTTTTCAGTTCTGGATAAAAGGAATAATTATTATTTTGGATTGGCTTATAGTCACTTGAATGAACCTTTGCAAAACAACATTCTGGATTTACCAGTTAATAATTACACACCAGCGCCATTGTACCCTAAATTAACTGTACATGGAGGTGGGGTATTTGCCATGAATAGACAAACCAGCTTGGTGCCAGGGATAGTTAGTTTTTTCCAGGGTCCACATTGGCAACTTAATGGTGGTACCAGTTTTCGATTCAATATGAGTAAGTCCAAATATGATGAACAGTCATTTCAGCTTGGACTTTGGGCCAGATTGGCGAATTCCGAAAGAACAGAAACACCTCCTGCAGGGCAGAATCCGGGTACTTATAAAAATGGATTGTTGATGGATGCTTTAATCCTTTCCACCAGATTTGATTACAACAAGTTTGGTATAGGAATTAGTTATGATATCAATACTTCTGGCTTAAGACAGGCGAGTGCTGCAAATAACAGTTTTGAATTGTCCTTCATTTATAATATTTGCGGACCGGAAAGAAGGGGCATTTACTGTCCAAACTTTTGA